In Mesorhizobium sp. 113-3-3, a genomic segment contains:
- the mepA gene encoding penicillin-insensitive murein endopeptidase — MKTAMRLGKKSLLAAVFCLLGLAAQPALSEERAKDLFGAEKLPTATAPQSFGFYSKGCFAGGVAIPMDGPTWQVMRPSRNRRWGHPAMIALIEKLSRDAAADGWPGLLIGDISQPRGGPMMTGHASHQIGLDADVWLTPMPDRTMTRAQRESMSATLMVDEKTHLVKDALWTPQHTALLKRAASYAQVERILVNPGIKKKLCDTVKGDRGWLRKIRPFWGHDYHFHMRIGCQPGSPNCKAQEATPDDDGCGKPLAWWFTEEPWRPNKNPDAPKARDVMTMANLPKECRAVLEAPGPESAEAATYHGSAVPVAVAAPEPETPPQPAATASGGADLPGAANAFAATPRMGAPVPRPRPPAK; from the coding sequence ATGAAGACAGCGATGCGGCTCGGCAAGAAATCACTGCTGGCAGCGGTGTTCTGTCTGCTTGGTCTTGCCGCGCAGCCGGCACTGTCCGAGGAACGGGCCAAGGACCTGTTCGGCGCCGAGAAACTGCCGACCGCGACCGCTCCGCAATCCTTCGGCTTCTATTCCAAGGGTTGCTTCGCCGGCGGTGTCGCCATCCCCATGGACGGCCCGACCTGGCAGGTCATGCGGCCCTCGCGCAACCGGCGCTGGGGCCATCCGGCGATGATCGCGCTGATCGAGAAACTGTCGCGCGACGCTGCTGCCGATGGCTGGCCGGGCCTTTTGATCGGCGACATTTCGCAGCCGCGCGGCGGCCCGATGATGACAGGCCATGCCTCGCACCAGATCGGGCTCGACGCCGACGTCTGGCTGACGCCGATGCCGGACCGCACCATGACCAGGGCGCAGCGCGAATCGATGAGCGCCACCTTGATGGTCGACGAGAAGACCCATCTGGTAAAGGACGCGCTGTGGACGCCGCAGCACACCGCGCTCTTGAAGCGGGCGGCGAGCTACGCGCAAGTCGAGCGCATCCTGGTCAATCCCGGGATCAAGAAAAAGCTCTGCGACACCGTCAAGGGCGACCGCGGCTGGTTGCGCAAGATCCGGCCGTTCTGGGGCCACGACTATCATTTCCACATGCGCATCGGCTGCCAGCCGGGCTCGCCCAACTGCAAGGCGCAGGAGGCGACGCCGGATGATGACGGCTGCGGCAAGCCGCTGGCCTGGTGGTTCACCGAAGAACCGTGGCGGCCCAACAAGAACCCGGATGCGCCGAAGGCACGCGACGTGATGACCATGGCCAACCTGCCCAAGGAATGCCGCGCCGTGCTCGAAGCGCCGGGGCCAGAGTCAGCCGAGGCGGCGACCTATCATGGCAGCGCCGTGCCGGTCGCGGTCGCCGCACCCGAACCGGAAACGCCGCCTCAGCCTGCCGCCACGGCCAGTGGCGGGGCCGATTTGCCAGGCGCGGCAAATGCTTTCGCGGCGACCCCCAGAATGGGCGCGCCGGTGCCACGGCCACGGCCGCCAGCGAAATGA
- a CDS encoding undecaprenyl-diphosphate phosphatase yields the protein MESQTIVEALLLGLLEGLTEFIPVSSTGHILLAGHFLGFNSTGKAFEILIQLGAILAILSVYFRRLWQMLLDLPHDRLTRHFVIGILIAFLPAAIIGALAHDFIKTVLFESPRLICIMLIIGGVVLLAVDRMNLKPVYRDVERFPTRLYLQIGLFQCLSLIPGTSRSGSTIVGALLLGVDKRAAAEFSFFLAIPTMVGAFAFDLFKNRNVLTSADLPIIAIGFVAAFVTALIVVRYLLDYVSRNGYSLFGWWRLVVGGVGLVALMIWG from the coding sequence ATGGAAAGCCAGACCATCGTCGAAGCCCTGCTGCTCGGCCTGCTGGAGGGGCTGACCGAGTTCATTCCGGTGTCCTCGACCGGCCATATCCTGCTCGCCGGCCATTTCCTCGGCTTCAACTCCACCGGCAAGGCTTTCGAGATCCTGATCCAGCTCGGCGCCATCCTGGCGATTTTGAGCGTCTATTTCCGCCGCCTGTGGCAGATGCTGCTCGATTTGCCGCATGACCGGCTGACGCGGCATTTCGTCATCGGCATCCTGATCGCCTTCCTGCCGGCGGCGATCATCGGCGCGCTGGCGCATGATTTCATCAAGACGGTGCTGTTCGAATCGCCACGGCTGATCTGCATCATGCTGATCATCGGTGGCGTCGTCCTGCTGGCGGTCGACCGCATGAACCTGAAGCCGGTCTATCGCGACGTCGAGCGCTTCCCCACCCGGCTTTACCTGCAGATCGGGCTGTTCCAGTGCCTGTCGCTGATCCCCGGCACGTCGCGCTCCGGCTCGACCATTGTCGGCGCGCTGCTTTTGGGTGTCGACAAGCGCGCGGCGGCGGAGTTTTCCTTCTTCCTGGCCATCCCGACCATGGTCGGCGCCTTTGCCTTCGACCTGTTCAAGAACCGCAACGTGCTGACATCGGCCGACCTGCCGATCATCGCCATCGGCTTCGTCGCCGCCTTCGTTACCGCGCTCATCGTGGTGCGCTACCTGCTCGATTACGTCTCGCGCAACGGCTACTCGCTGTTCGGCTGGTGGCGGCTGGTGGTGGGTGGTGTCGGGTTGGTGGCGTTGATGATCTGGGGGTGA
- a CDS encoding SDR family oxidoreductase — MSQKQIFIFGAGYSGKAFARANKDAVAILGTTRSEEKFASLRQAGIAPLQFDGTLTDEIGAALEETTHLVISVAPEEAGDPVLNAARAAIAGMPALEWIAYLSTVGVYGDYGGAWVNEKTTCRPVSKRSVMRVEAEQAWLKLGEEIGRPVAILRLSGIYGPGRNALVNLESGTARRLVKPGQVFNRIHCDDIAGALWQLIAGNTGGIFNVTDDEPAPPQDVVAYAASLMGVEPPPEIPFETAQLSPMARSFYGENKRVANAAIKAAGYGFRFSDYRAAFDHMWASGDWRDGEARSPIKC, encoded by the coding sequence ATGAGCCAAAAGCAGATCTTCATCTTCGGCGCCGGCTATTCCGGCAAGGCCTTTGCCCGCGCCAACAAGGATGCCGTTGCCATCCTTGGCACGACGCGGTCCGAGGAAAAATTCGCGTCGCTGCGCCAGGCCGGCATCGCCCCGCTGCAGTTTGACGGCACGCTTACGGACGAAATCGGCGCGGCGCTGGAGGAAACGACGCATCTGGTGATTTCGGTTGCCCCGGAAGAGGCCGGCGACCCCGTCTTGAATGCCGCCCGGGCGGCAATCGCAGGGATGCCGGCACTGGAATGGATCGCATATCTCTCGACCGTCGGCGTCTATGGCGACTACGGCGGCGCCTGGGTCAACGAAAAGACCACCTGCCGGCCGGTGTCGAAGCGCTCTGTCATGCGGGTCGAGGCCGAGCAGGCGTGGCTGAAACTCGGCGAGGAAATCGGCCGGCCGGTGGCGATCCTGCGTCTGTCCGGCATTTACGGCCCGGGCCGCAATGCGCTGGTCAATCTGGAGAGCGGCACCGCAAGGCGGCTGGTCAAGCCCGGCCAGGTGTTCAACCGCATCCATTGCGACGATATCGCCGGCGCGCTCTGGCAGCTTATCGCAGGCAACACAGGCGGCATCTTCAACGTCACCGATGATGAGCCGGCGCCGCCGCAGGATGTCGTCGCCTATGCCGCGTCGCTGATGGGCGTCGAGCCGCCGCCGGAAATTCCTTTCGAGACCGCCCAACTTTCGCCCATGGCACGGTCCTTCTATGGCGAGAACAAGCGTGTCGCCAATGCGGCGATCAAGGCGGCGGGCTATGGCTTTCGCTTTTCGGACTACCGCGCCGCCTTCGACCATATGTGGGCAAGCGGCGACTGGCGCGACGGCGAGGCGCGCAGCCCGATAAAGTGCTGA
- the queG gene encoding tRNA epoxyqueuosine(34) reductase QueG: MRTSISDAAKLRALIDAEAQRAGFDAIAVTSPDAIPLAPARLAEFVADGFHGSMEWIAETIARRSEPSTLWPDVRSIVVLAMNYGPDHDPRDLQARHNLGAISVYAKNRDYHDVIKGRLKEIAGKIVARAGGDVKVFVDTAPVMEKPLAQAAGLGWQGKHTNLVSREHGSWLFLGTIFTTAELTPDHAEIDHCGSCRACLDACPTDAFPAPYRLDARRCISYLTIENKGPIPHEFREKIGNRIYGCDDCLAACPWNKFARTASEAKLAARDDLREPALADLLELDDTAFRAFFSGSPIKRIGRDRFVRNVLIAAGNSGDAALAVPVRALLADPSPLVRGAAIWALARLVPDAEYAERAVTGLETENDAAVREEWRLARPDRAHA; the protein is encoded by the coding sequence ATGCGGACCTCGATTTCTGACGCCGCAAAACTGCGCGCGCTGATCGACGCGGAGGCGCAGCGCGCCGGCTTCGATGCCATTGCCGTCACCTCTCCCGATGCCATCCCGCTGGCGCCGGCGCGCCTGGCCGAATTCGTCGCCGACGGTTTTCACGGCTCGATGGAGTGGATCGCCGAGACGATTGCGCGGCGCAGCGAGCCTTCCACGCTTTGGCCCGACGTGCGCTCGATCGTCGTGCTGGCGATGAATTACGGGCCGGATCATGATCCGCGCGACCTGCAGGCCAGGCACAACCTGGGCGCCATCTCCGTCTACGCGAAGAACCGCGATTATCACGATGTGATCAAAGGCCGGCTGAAGGAAATCGCCGGCAAGATCGTGGCGCGCGCCGGCGGCGACGTGAAGGTGTTCGTCGATACCGCTCCGGTGATGGAAAAGCCGCTGGCGCAAGCCGCTGGCCTCGGCTGGCAGGGAAAACACACCAATCTGGTCAGTCGCGAACACGGCTCCTGGCTGTTCCTCGGCACCATCTTCACCACGGCCGAACTCACACCCGACCACGCCGAGATCGACCATTGCGGCTCATGCCGCGCCTGCCTCGACGCCTGCCCGACCGATGCTTTCCCGGCGCCCTACCGGCTCGATGCGCGGCGCTGCATTTCCTACCTCACCATCGAGAACAAGGGGCCGATCCCGCATGAATTCCGCGAAAAAATCGGCAACCGCATCTATGGCTGCGACGATTGTCTGGCCGCCTGCCCATGGAACAAGTTCGCGCGGACAGCGTCGGAAGCCAAACTCGCCGCGCGCGACGATTTGCGCGAGCCGGCGCTCGCCGACCTGCTCGAACTGGACGACACGGCCTTCCGCGCCTTCTTCTCCGGCTCGCCGATCAAGCGCATCGGCCGCGACCGTTTCGTGCGCAACGTGCTGATCGCCGCCGGCAATTCCGGCGATGCCGCTCTGGCCGTCCCGGTGCGTGCGTTGCTCGCCGATCCCTCGCCGCTGGTGCGGGGCGCGGCAATATGGGCGCTGGCGCGGCTGGTGCCCGATGCCGAATATGCGGAGCGGGCCGTGACCGGTCTGGAAACCGAGAACGATGCGGCGGTGCGCGAGGAATGGCGCCTGGCGCGGCCAGACAGGGCGCATGCATGA
- a CDS encoding glucokinase: MAGDDETALRFPILIGDIGGTNARFSIVLDANSEPTEPQIVQTANFNTIDEAIQAAVLDRSSVRPNSAVLAVAGPVDGDEIELTNCPWVVKPRQMFANLGLSDIVVLNDFEAQALAVVALGEEHMEKIGGGTPEPNAGRVVLGPGTGLGVAGLVHALRHWIPVPGEGGHMDIGPRTPRDFEVFPHIEKLEGRISGEQILCGRGLVNVYRAVAKADGKPSPFTTPAEITGAALAKTDPVAEEALETFVTCLGRTAGDLALVFMSRGGVFLTGGIAQKIVPALKEGNFRAAFEDKAPHSALMRTMPVYVITHPLAALLGLAAYARNPSLFGVQTAGRRWQA, from the coding sequence ATGGCAGGCGACGACGAAACAGCTTTGCGGTTTCCGATCCTGATCGGCGACATTGGCGGCACCAATGCGCGCTTTTCGATCGTGCTCGACGCCAATTCCGAACCGACCGAGCCGCAGATCGTCCAGACCGCCAATTTCAACACGATCGACGAGGCGATCCAGGCGGCGGTGCTCGACCGCTCGTCGGTCCGCCCCAATTCGGCGGTGCTGGCGGTGGCCGGTCCGGTCGATGGCGACGAGATCGAGCTCACCAACTGCCCCTGGGTCGTCAAGCCCAGGCAGATGTTCGCCAATCTCGGCCTGAGCGACATCGTCGTGCTCAACGATTTCGAGGCGCAGGCGCTGGCCGTCGTGGCGCTCGGCGAAGAACATATGGAAAAGATCGGCGGCGGCACGCCGGAGCCCAATGCCGGCCGCGTCGTGCTCGGCCCCGGAACCGGTCTCGGCGTCGCCGGGCTGGTCCATGCGCTGCGCCACTGGATTCCGGTGCCCGGCGAGGGCGGCCATATGGATATCGGCCCGCGCACGCCGCGCGATTTCGAGGTTTTCCCGCATATAGAGAAGCTCGAGGGCCGCATTTCGGGCGAGCAGATCCTGTGCGGGCGCGGCCTCGTCAACGTCTACCGGGCGGTGGCCAAGGCGGACGGCAAGCCCTCGCCCTTCACCACGCCGGCAGAGATCACCGGCGCGGCCCTGGCCAAGACCGATCCGGTGGCTGAGGAAGCGCTGGAGACCTTCGTTACGTGCCTCGGGCGCACCGCCGGCGATCTTGCCCTGGTGTTCATGAGCCGTGGCGGCGTGTTCTTGACCGGCGGAATCGCGCAGAAGATCGTGCCGGCGCTGAAGGAGGGCAATTTCCGCGCCGCCTTCGAGGACAAGGCGCCGCACAGCGCGCTGATGCGCACCATGCCCGTCTATGTCATCACCCACCCGCTGGCCGCACTTCTCGGCCTTGCCGCCTATGCAAGGAACCCGTCGCTGTTCGGCGTCCAGACGGCGGGCCGGCGCTGGCAGGCCTGA
- a CDS encoding glutathione S-transferase family protein: protein MLTLFHHPMFATCRFVRLAFGEYGEELALIEEKPWTRRKEFLALNPAGTLPILLAEGDVPIVGATVISEYLDETRGVLKRDKRLFAEDPMQRAEIRRLIDWYLNKAESEVTRHLVRERVLKPVMPETAGGGSPDSGAIRAARANIRQHMKYTNWLAGTRHWLAGGRVTYADLAAAATLSVLDYLGEIDWREHPAAREWYTRVKSRPSFRPLLTDRVRGLSPVSHYADLDF, encoded by the coding sequence ATGCTGACGCTTTTCCACCATCCGATGTTCGCAACCTGCCGCTTCGTCCGCCTCGCCTTTGGCGAGTATGGCGAGGAACTGGCGCTGATCGAGGAAAAGCCGTGGACGCGGCGCAAGGAGTTTCTGGCGCTGAACCCGGCCGGCACGCTGCCGATCCTGCTCGCCGAAGGCGATGTGCCGATCGTCGGTGCGACGGTGATCTCGGAGTATCTCGACGAGACGCGCGGCGTCTTGAAGCGCGACAAGCGGCTGTTCGCCGAGGATCCGATGCAGCGCGCCGAAATCCGCCGGCTGATCGACTGGTACCTCAACAAGGCCGAAAGCGAAGTCACCCGCCATCTGGTGCGTGAACGCGTGCTGAAGCCCGTCATGCCGGAAACGGCGGGCGGCGGCTCGCCCGATTCGGGCGCCATCCGCGCCGCGCGCGCCAACATCCGCCAGCACATGAAGTACACCAACTGGCTGGCCGGCACCCGCCATTGGCTGGCCGGCGGCCGGGTCACCTATGCTGATCTGGCCGCCGCCGCGACGTTGTCGGTGCTCGATTATCTCGGCGAGATCGACTGGCGCGAACACCCTGCTGCGCGCGAATGGTACACTAGGGTGAAGTCGCGGCCCTCCTTCCGGCCGCTCTTGACCGACCGCGTGCGCGGCCTGTCGCCGGTGTCGCATTATGCGGACCTCGATTTCTGA